A region of the Candidatus Cloacimonas sp. genome:
TCCGTGGAACTTAGCGAAGTCCCTGGGACATTGCCTCTCCCAGATCAAAGATAGGCAGATAGATAACGACTATTATACTGCCTACAATAACAGCCATAAAGATTATCAAAAGCGGTTCTATCAACGAAGTTAAGCGGTCAATAACGGAATCCACAAGTTTTTCATAGAATTCTGCTGCTTTAGACAGCAATTTATCCATATCCCCTGTTTCTTCGCCAGTGGAAATCATTTGCAGCAATGTAGGCGGAAACATTCCAGTTTTGCGGAAAGAATTAGCTACGCCATAGCCCTCTTTAACCATCACTCTGGCTTTACGCACTGCACTTTCTATAACTGCATTCTGGACAACATTTTCGGTTAATTCCATAGTATCCATAATAGGGACTCCGGCAGCCATCAAAATACTGAAAGTCCGGGAAAATTTACTCATAATGGAATTGGAAATTACCTTACCGATAACAGGTATTCTCAGTTTAACAGTATCAAAAATATAACGTCCCTTATCTGTAAGATTAACCAGGAAGAAGGTAAGGATTACCAGCAGCACAATAATTATAAACATAAATACATTATTAGTGATAAAATTGCTGATACTTATAGCCACTCTTGTCGGTGCCGGTAAATCGGCATGGAAATTGGCATACACATCAGCAAACATAGGAATGATGTAATAGAACATTCCCCATACCACAAAGAAAAGGAATATAATAATGAATATAGGATAAGCTAAAGCGCTGTAAACTTTACGCCTGGTATCTTCAATTTTTTCCAGATAATCGGCTAATTCATCCAAAACCGTATGTAGGGTTCCAGAAACCTCACCAGCTGTAACTAAAGCTACATATAGCGGATTAAAAACCCCTGGATGTTGTTGCATTGCTTCGGAAAGAGAATAACCTTTGCGAATGTCATCTGAGAGTTTACGCAGAACTTTGGCAAATTTTTTATTCTTTTCTTCTTTTTCCAGGTCTGTAATAGCTTTTTCAATAGTGAGACCTGCTGAAAACATAGTAGAAAGCTGACGGGTAAAGAACACCAGGGTCTTTAAGCTTACCCCGGTTCTAAATTTATAGATAGCCAGCATAACTTTATCAAAGAGAGAGAGTTTGCCCTTAAAAGCACCCTCGGCAGCAGCTTTCACGCTGATGATGGTATTGCCTTCTTTGGAAAGTTTATCTACCGCCACATCAAGGGTATCCGCTTTCAGCATACCCTCAATTCTGGCTCCCTTGGCATCTTTAATGATATAGGCAAAATTTGGCATAGTGAGTTACCTTCCCGAAATTTATTACTCAACCA
Encoded here:
- a CDS encoding type II secretion system F family protein codes for the protein MPNFAYIIKDAKGARIEGMLKADTLDVAVDKLSKEGNTIISVKAAAEGAFKGKLSLFDKVMLAIYKFRTGVSLKTLVFFTRQLSTMFSAGLTIEKAITDLEKEEKNKKFAKVLRKLSDDIRKGYSLSEAMQQHPGVFNPLYVALVTAGEVSGTLHTVLDELADYLEKIEDTRRKVYSALAYPIFIIIFLFFVVWGMFYYIIPMFADVYANFHADLPAPTRVAISISNFITNNVFMFIIIVLLVILTFFLVNLTDKGRYIFDTVKLRIPVIGKVISNSIMSKFSRTFSILMAAGVPIMDTMELTENVVQNAVIESAVRKARVMVKEGYGVANSFRKTGMFPPTLLQMISTGEETGDMDKLLSKAAEFYEKLVDSVIDRLTSLIEPLLIIFMAVIVGSIIVVIYLPIFDLGEAMSQGLR